A section of the Rhodanobacter humi genome encodes:
- a CDS encoding antitoxin VbhA family protein, whose protein sequence is MNAQEKLRKAYHQANSIVALEGWTPTDDALAIQERVIRGELTHDEAVRAHIAAVNGDEAKPGA, encoded by the coding sequence ATGAACGCACAAGAGAAGCTGCGCAAGGCGTACCACCAAGCAAACAGCATTGTCGCCCTGGAAGGTTGGACGCCAACGGACGATGCCTTGGCGATTCAAGAGCGCGTGATACGTGGCGAGCTGACGCACGACGAGGCCGTGAGGGCGCATATAGCGGCCGTGAACGGCGACGAGGCGAAGCCGGGCGCATGA
- a CDS encoding Fic/DOC family protein — MSGDNPYIDQQTGTFKNKLGITDPGKMLQTEYRVSAERIAQLDASPIRGDFGLKHMQQVHAHIFGDLYGWAGKIRTVNISKTEPGQSWKSRFADVDRLEDAGRIIAADVKAMNGLKGLDKADVVKGMTAIFSKMNYMHAFPEGNGRTTQTMMKLLARDAGYELDFSKVSRQEWNNASARTMPQSNIKEPGYVRRPDFQPMLEVFNKITSRLERDKTATREQPGRER; from the coding sequence ATGAGTGGGGACAATCCGTACATCGACCAGCAGACCGGCACGTTCAAAAACAAGCTGGGCATCACCGATCCCGGCAAGATGTTGCAGACTGAATACCGCGTATCGGCCGAGCGAATCGCCCAGCTCGATGCCAGTCCGATCCGGGGCGACTTCGGCCTGAAGCACATGCAACAGGTGCATGCCCATATCTTCGGGGATCTCTACGGCTGGGCCGGAAAGATCCGAACGGTGAACATCAGCAAGACGGAGCCGGGACAATCGTGGAAGTCGCGATTTGCCGACGTGGATCGCCTGGAAGATGCGGGTCGAATCATCGCAGCCGACGTTAAGGCAATGAACGGGTTGAAGGGGCTCGATAAGGCCGACGTGGTGAAGGGCATGACGGCCATTTTCTCGAAGATGAATTACATGCACGCGTTCCCTGAAGGGAACGGCCGTACCACGCAGACGATGATGAAGCTGCTGGCCCGCGATGCCGGCTACGAACTGGACTTCAGCAAGGTGTCGAGGCAGGAATGGAACAACGCATCGGCTCGAACAATGCCGCAGTCGAACATCAAGGAGCCGGGTTACGTGCGGCGTCCTGATTTCCAGCCCATGCTCGAAGTGTTCAACAAGATCACGTCCCGACTGGAACGCGACAAAACAGCTACCAGAGAACAGCCCGGCCGAGAGCGTTAG
- a CDS encoding OmpA family protein — MRKPLVIFCCVALSACASVPKPPTVNGKHRSQINDAETTELLKLRAESAEWHGQSHASPTSTAGVAATTRPLQSSPAPMARPALASHTYTVHFGYGSAAFEVPASLRAVLVPLARTAKRIEVRGRTDGQQFSVGDELVAFHRARAVRQFLIHNGVAPEKVDLNYVSAGDYAADNSTPAGRTQNRRVEIEVFSASLN, encoded by the coding sequence GTGCGTAAGCCTCTTGTGATTTTTTGCTGTGTTGCACTTTCGGCCTGTGCCAGCGTGCCCAAACCGCCGACCGTAAACGGCAAGCACCGCTCGCAGATCAACGATGCGGAAACCACTGAACTGTTGAAGCTGCGCGCCGAGTCTGCCGAGTGGCACGGGCAGTCCCACGCATCGCCCACGTCTACGGCCGGCGTGGCAGCCACGACACGGCCGCTGCAGTCTTCGCCCGCACCGATGGCCCGCCCTGCCCTTGCCTCGCATACGTACACCGTTCACTTCGGCTACGGCAGCGCTGCCTTTGAGGTTCCGGCGTCGCTTCGAGCCGTCCTCGTGCCGCTCGCCCGCACCGCCAAGCGCATCGAGGTTCGCGGTCGCACTGACGGTCAACAGTTCTCGGTGGGCGACGAACTCGTTGCCTTCCATCGTGCCCGCGCAGTCCGGCAGTTTTTGATCCACAACGGGGTCGCCCCCGAGAAGGTCGACCTGAACTACGTGTCAGCGGGGGACTACGCCGCCGACAACTCAACACCAGCCGGACGGACGCAGAACCGGCGTGTGGAAATCGAAGTGTTTTCTGCGTCTCTCAACTGA
- a CDS encoding TrbM/KikA/MpfK family conjugal transfer protein, with product MTIKTVVLSLLVAGSFISTAAFAARQCPNPGDIAHPAPTNGVNRGEDPCERNPPQPGNGGTNNSNEDACGAVLCLAGAAMSGKAPTSCDKYIRKYFEQQVFSHGSLDPSKTFKARRKFLDQCKSSDDKTRGDVNNKYGKSSGI from the coding sequence ATGACAATCAAGACAGTCGTGCTTAGTCTGCTGGTGGCAGGATCTTTCATCAGCACCGCCGCCTTCGCTGCACGCCAGTGCCCGAATCCGGGCGACATTGCGCACCCGGCACCGACGAACGGCGTGAACCGCGGTGAAGATCCTTGCGAGCGAAACCCGCCACAACCTGGTAACGGTGGCACGAACAACAGCAACGAGGACGCATGTGGGGCCGTCCTCTGCCTGGCCGGCGCTGCAATGAGCGGAAAGGCACCGACCTCCTGCGACAAGTACATCCGGAAGTATTTCGAGCAACAGGTGTTCAGCCACGGCAGCCTCGATCCGAGCAAGACGTTCAAGGCTCGCCGCAAGTTCCTTGACCAGTGCAAGAGCAGCGACGACAAGACCCGTGGAGATGTAAACAACAAGTACGGGAAGTCCAGCGGGATCTAA
- a CDS encoding plasmid fertility inhibition factor family protein, translating into MKIHERRDEPGRFAKAVFRLDTAGGDFAYMSVSRTNALNEERSVVEVDAAKFVAICSDVSNKAQAWRDDYKFAHAEAGFSHGSASPVPLADVECQERTSTSPVYAKHLLVFRKQVGTEESTRADASLINGITRTKWLLANGVKSFPVECSNRASAELLRKYAGVPGSKVQSVDELLPEIRERGEPMRTVDTGREKNVALAPARPAPGAVRGLVEQGDGRAGPER; encoded by the coding sequence ATGAAGATTCACGAGCGCAGGGATGAACCGGGGCGATTCGCCAAAGCCGTTTTCAGGCTGGACACAGCGGGCGGCGATTTTGCCTACATGAGCGTTTCACGCACGAACGCGCTCAACGAGGAACGTAGCGTGGTTGAGGTGGACGCGGCTAAGTTCGTGGCGATCTGCAGCGACGTGAGCAACAAGGCGCAGGCTTGGCGCGATGACTACAAGTTCGCCCACGCCGAGGCAGGTTTCAGCCACGGTTCGGCCAGTCCAGTTCCGCTTGCAGACGTCGAGTGCCAGGAGCGCACGTCCACGTCGCCCGTCTACGCAAAGCACCTGCTGGTGTTCCGTAAGCAGGTTGGCACCGAGGAAAGCACACGGGCCGACGCCTCACTCATCAACGGCATCACGCGCACGAAGTGGCTTCTGGCCAACGGCGTCAAATCCTTTCCGGTTGAGTGTTCCAATCGTGCTTCGGCGGAACTTCTCCGCAAATATGCGGGTGTACCAGGTAGCAAGGTGCAATCGGTCGACGAGTTGCTTCCGGAGATCCGGGAGCGGGGCGAGCCGATGAGGACGGTCGATACCGGGCGCGAGAAGAACGTCGCTCTCGCGCCGGCACGACCAGCACCAGGAGCAGTACGGGGATTGGTAGAGCAGGGCGACGGCCGGGCAGGGCCAGAACGGTAG
- a CDS encoding plasmid mobilization protein: MAATERVVVLMTPEQKRDVTQRASAERLSLGDYMRRQALGDDELLAALVEELAASTEKARMALDRTLARLDESERRMPEIEAAARERALAEFAALDPELFGRLLQPELAA, translated from the coding sequence ATGGCAGCGACCGAACGAGTTGTGGTGTTGATGACCCCCGAGCAGAAACGCGATGTGACGCAACGAGCGTCCGCAGAGAGGCTTTCGCTGGGCGACTACATGCGCCGGCAAGCGCTGGGCGACGACGAGCTTCTAGCGGCGCTGGTGGAAGAGCTGGCGGCATCTACCGAGAAGGCGAGGATGGCGCTTGACCGAACTTTGGCGCGATTGGATGAATCGGAGCGGCGGATGCCCGAGATCGAGGCGGCGGCGCGTGAGCGGGCGCTGGCCGAATTTGCGGCGCTTGACCCGGAACTGTTCGGGCGGTTGCTTCAGCCGGAGCTTGCAGCATGA